A stretch of the Neosynechococcus sphagnicola sy1 genome encodes the following:
- the devC gene encoding ABC transporter permease DevC, which yields MAAPSTLGTARMTRLLIQEGSNVQANQIIAIMDAEDRLQAAVLQAKAQVKAAASRLAQVQAGAKQGDILAQRAAVARWEAELQTSQREYERFARLYENGATSASELDRRQLAMKTTLKQLEQAKKVLSSVAEVRPTDVQQAEAEVEVAIANLNHAKAELDTAYVRSPIVGQVLKIHTRPGEIVGNDGIAEIGSIQQMYVVAEVYETDIARVQVGQQATITSHAFSGEIKGVVAEVGREIRKNDVLNTDPAADTDTRVVEVRIRLQDSRKVAALTNLQVDVVIRTPPAMTILGIPLAWLQLTREKMRLLIALAGIGFAVILMFMQLGFRDALFISAVRLHEQLQGDIFFISPQSTALIAMRSFPQRRLYQALGFAGVQSVSPVYLDFGIWRNPENRRPRQLLVIGIDPDDRVFDLPGVQAHLDQIKLSDVVLFDAASRAEFGPIPDLLQRRGSVVTEVSGRRVTVGGTFTLGASFGADGNLITSDLNFLRIFDRRRKGLIDVGLVRLQPGADVTQVLSRLRSSLPQDVRILSRQEFINFERSYWETSTAIGFIFSLGTAMGFIVGTVIVYQILYTDVSDHLPEYATLKAMGYTSFYLLSVVFQEALILSILGYIPGFALCLGLYDLTRNATSLPVSMTVYRSITVMCLTVLMCLISGAIAVRKVQAADPADIF from the coding sequence GTGGCAGCCCCCTCTACCTTGGGCACCGCCCGGATGACCCGGTTGCTGATCCAGGAAGGTAGTAATGTCCAGGCCAATCAGATCATTGCGATCATGGATGCGGAAGACCGCCTACAAGCGGCGGTGCTCCAAGCCAAGGCGCAAGTGAAGGCAGCGGCAAGTCGGTTAGCCCAGGTGCAGGCGGGGGCAAAGCAGGGGGATATCCTGGCCCAACGAGCGGCGGTTGCCCGCTGGGAAGCGGAACTTCAAACCAGTCAACGGGAATATGAACGGTTTGCACGCCTCTACGAAAATGGAGCCACCTCTGCCTCCGAACTCGATCGCCGACAGTTAGCCATGAAAACGACCCTGAAGCAACTGGAACAGGCCAAAAAAGTCCTGAGTAGTGTTGCCGAAGTCCGACCCACGGATGTGCAGCAGGCGGAGGCCGAGGTTGAGGTGGCGATCGCCAATCTCAACCATGCCAAAGCTGAATTAGACACCGCCTACGTGCGATCGCCGATTGTGGGGCAGGTGCTGAAAATTCACACCCGACCGGGAGAAATCGTCGGCAACGATGGCATTGCCGAAATTGGCAGCATTCAACAGATGTATGTCGTCGCTGAAGTCTATGAGACTGATATTGCCAGGGTCCAGGTGGGGCAGCAGGCCACCATTACCAGCCATGCCTTTTCCGGCGAGATCAAGGGCGTTGTGGCGGAAGTTGGGCGCGAAATTCGTAAGAATGATGTTCTCAATACCGACCCGGCTGCCGATACGGATACCCGAGTGGTTGAAGTCAGAATTCGCTTACAGGATAGCCGTAAGGTTGCTGCCCTCACCAACCTCCAAGTCGATGTTGTGATTCGTACCCCCCCTGCGATGACCATTCTCGGAATTCCCTTAGCGTGGTTACAGCTCACCCGGGAAAAAATGCGATTGCTGATTGCCCTGGCAGGCATTGGTTTTGCGGTGATTCTGATGTTTATGCAGTTGGGGTTCCGGGATGCCCTGTTTATCAGTGCCGTGCGGCTCCACGAACAGCTTCAGGGAGATATCTTTTTCATCAGCCCCCAGTCTACCGCTCTCATCGCCATGCGGAGCTTCCCCCAGCGACGGTTATACCAAGCCTTGGGGTTTGCGGGGGTGCAGTCGGTAAGTCCCGTCTATTTAGACTTCGGCATCTGGCGCAATCCAGAAAATCGTCGGCCTCGGCAGTTATTGGTGATTGGCATTGACCCAGATGATCGGGTATTTGACCTTCCTGGGGTTCAGGCCCATCTCGACCAGATCAAACTCTCGGATGTCGTTCTTTTTGATGCCGCCTCCAGAGCCGAGTTTGGCCCCATTCCCGACTTACTCCAGCGCCGGGGTTCCGTGGTCACGGAGGTTAGTGGCCGCCGAGTCACGGTGGGGGGCACCTTTACCCTCGGTGCTTCCTTTGGGGCTGACGGCAACCTGATTACCAGTGATTTAAATTTTCTCCGCATCTTTGATCGGCGGCGCAAAGGGTTGATTGATGTGGGACTGGTGCGGCTACAGCCCGGTGCTGATGTCACCCAAGTGTTGAGTCGCCTCCGCAGTTCCCTCCCCCAGGATGTGCGAATTTTGTCACGGCAGGAATTTATCAACTTTGAGCGCAGCTATTGGGAAACCAGTACCGCCATTGGCTTTATTTTTAGTCTGGGCACGGCGATGGGCTTCATTGTCGGCACGGTGATTGTCTATCAAATTCTCTACACCGATGTCTCCGATCATCTCCCAGAATATGCCACCCTCAAAGCCATGGGCTATACCAGTTTCTATTTGCTGAGTGTAGTCTTTCAAGAGGCATTAATCCTCTCCATATTGGGCTACATTCCTGGGTTTGCCCTCTGTTTGGGTCTCTATGACTTGACCCGGAATGCCACCTCTCTCCCTGTTTCCATGACCGTCTATCGCAGCATTACCGTCATGTGCCTGACGGTATTAATGTGTTTGATCTCTGGGGCGATCGCGGTGCGTAAAGTCCAAGCTGCCGACCCCGCCGATATTTTCTAG